A window of Pectinophora gossypiella chromosome 12, ilPecGoss1.1, whole genome shotgun sequence contains these coding sequences:
- the LOC126371461 gene encoding WD and tetratricopeptide repeats protein 1 isoform X1: MGRREEPAWAKGTVGLAAARERGDIDRQFQTRLTVTRSTIDRLGLEKELHGHMGCVNCLEWNYDGSVLASASDDLHVILWDPYRYKQLHNIPTGHTGNIFSVKFLTPDIIATCAADGTVRARSVCGGASLLECACHCGRVKRLAAAPDNPHLLWSAGEDGLVLQHDLRTSHRCNSDTANVLVNLLNHMGRYAEAKCVAVNPRRPYQLAVGANDFYVRLYDTRMIKLAKLQVGSPSNNSATNRLMWERQNIRCSRAGHGDPDNNIPRGAVTYFAPGHLSMEPNEHTFPKKATTYVAFSHDGNELLVNLGSEQVYLFDVNAGRRPVLVESFIIQHNHSYREGEEKQPHKNGTNGTTAAPEPPPVLSERVLHIKEMANELVNKGNYSTAVDFYNNAIAECPDCAILYSNRAAALMRRGWAGDTYAAIKDCYKAIKLDPTHVKSHFRLAKALMELQRPREASECLRYFKDKFPRHSTSHAVFLLQKDITVALEGMETQPDEVPAVGGSMGEAEENTATSVLERQLRASAADYTQRLLGHCNTTTDIKEANFLGPDANFVAAGSDDGSMFIWCRRSGNIVRCLKGDESIVNCLQLHPSMFLLATSGIEAVVRLWSPRPEDGRTEGRVVSDPGGAAAANQQRMRSDPFEAMLLNISFAGGASRDLHSPACRTT, encoded by the exons ATGGGTAGAAGAGAGGAGCCGGCATGGGCCAAGGGGACGGTGGGGCTGGCGGCGGCCCGGGAGCGCGGGGACATAGACCGCCAGTTCCAAACCCGACTGACTGTGACACGCAGCACGATCGACCGCCTTGGTTTAGAGAAGGAGCTCCACGGTCATATGGGATGCGTCAATTGCCTCGAATGGAACTACGACGGGTC GGTGTTAGCATCAGCATCAGATGACCTGCACGTGATCCTCTGGGACCCGTACCGGTACAAGCAGCTACACAACATCCCCACTGGACATACTGGGAACATATTCTCAGTTAAG TTCCTAACCCCGGACATCATAGCGACATGCGCGGCGGACGGCacggtgcgcgcgcgcagcgTGTGCGGCGGCGCGTCGCTGCTGGAGTGCGCGTGCCACTGCGGCCGGGTCAAGCGGCTGGCCGCCGCGCCCGACAACCCGCACCTGCTGTGGTCCGCGGGGGAAGACGGCCTTGTGTT gcaaCACGACCTGCGCACCTCTCACCGCTGCAACTCGGACACTGCTAACGTGTTGGTGAACCTGCTGAACCATATGGGGCGCTACGCGGAGGCCAAGTGTGTCGCCGTCAACCCCCGCAGACCGTACCAATTGGCCGTGGGGGCGAATGACTTCTACGTCCGCCTCTACGATACAAGGATGATTAAACTGGCCAAACTACAGGTCGGTTCGCCCTCG AATAATTCGGCGACTAATAGACTGATGTGGGAACGGCAGAACATACGGTGCTCGCGGGCCGGACACGGAGACCCCGACAACAACATCCCACGCGGAGCTGTCACCTACTTCGCGCCAG GCCACCTGTCAATGGAACCAAATGAACACACGTTTCCGAAGAAGGCGACAACGTACGTGGCGTTTAGTCACGATGGAAATGAGCTGCTAGTCAACCTGGGGTCAGAACAG GTATACCTATTCGACGTGAACGCGGGTCGTCGCCCGGTCCTCGTGGAGAGCTTCATCATCCAGCACAACCACTCGTACCGCGAGGGTGAAGAGAAACAACCGCACAAGAACGGAACAAATGGCACTACAGCGGCCCCCGAGCCACCGCCTGTGCTGTCCGAACGCGTGCTACATATCAAGGAGATG GCGAACGAGCTTGTAAACAAAGGCAACTACTCTACAGCCGTGGACTTCTACAACAACGCGATCGCGGAGTGCCCCGACTGCGCGATACTCTACTCCAACCGCGCCGCTGCTCTTATGAGGCGTGGCTG GGCTGGCGACACCTACGCCGCAATCAAAGACTGCTACAAAGCCATCAAACTTGACCCGACACACGTCAAGTCTCACTTCAGACTCGCCAAGGCTCTGATGGAGCTGCAGAGGCCACGAGAGGCCAGCGAATGCCTCCGGTACTTCAAAGACAAGTTCCCGAGGCATTCGACGAGCCATGCAGTGTTTCTACTGCAGAAGGACATCACTGTTGCCTTGGAGGGCATGGAAACGCAGCCTGATGAAG TCCCGGCAGTGGGCGGCAGTATGGGTGAGGCGGAGGAGAACACAGCCACGTCAGTCCTGGAGCGGCAGCTGCGGGCCTCCGCCGCAGACTACACGCAGCGGCTGCTCGGACACTGTAACACCACCACTGACATCAAGGAGGCCAACTTTCTCGGCCCGGATGCTAACTTCGTTGCGGCCGG GTCTGACGACGGAAGCATGTTCATCTGGTGCCGGCGCTCGGGCAACATCGTGCGCTGCCTGAAGGGTGACGAGTCAATCGTGAACTGCCTGCAGCTGCACCCCTCCATGTTCCTGCTGGCCACCAGCGGGATCGAGGCCGTCGTGCGTCTCTGGAGTCCCAGGCCGGAG GACGGGCGGACGGAGGGACGCGTGGTGTCGGACCCGGGCGGTGCGGCGGCCGCCAACCAGCAGCGCATGCGCTCCGACCCGTTCGAGGCCATGCTGCTCAACATCAGCTTCGCGGGCGGCGCCTCGCGGGACCTGCACTCGCCCGCCTGCCGCACTACATAG
- the LOC126371492 gene encoding coiled-coil domain-containing protein 130 homolog, with protein MGERKGQNLYYPPDYDPKVGGINKFLGTHALRERARKLHMGILIIRFEMPYNIWCEGCNNHIGMGVRYNAEKTKIGMYYSTPVYQFRMKCHLCDNHFEIKTDPGNLDYVIVSGARRQENRWDPTENGQIVPETKETQKRLFDDAMFQLEHKTGDEDAAKQDKPRLGKLVGRNENVWKDDYEANCSLRRNFRKRRKELEEAHVNDSLLLAKSSLDIDLLPESEDDRNMASLLSLRPSRSIEEKQNHTRSKILNSPALPSSSGLLTSFGGLKKEESLSKSAPLTRNALGITIKRSKTESDKELESKPVKNQDDILQNSATTVCTALDKKSDNDTKVKTLEHKHIKVLKADNDYKVTNENSTHIETEKKTFSLVGDYSSSEENSD; from the exons ATGGGTGAACGGAAGGGTCAGAACTTGTACTATCCCCCCGACTACGACCCTAAGGTCGGGGGGATCAACAAATTCCTCGGCACCCATGCCTTGCGTGAAAGGGCCAGGAAACTTCACATGGGTATCCTCATCATTCGTTTTGAAATGCCGTATAATATCTGGTGTGAAGGTTGTAACAACCACATCGGTATGGGCGTGCGATACAACGCGGAGAAGACGAAGATTGGAATGTACTACAGTACACCGGTGTACCAGTTTCGTATGAAATGCCACCTCTGCGATAACCATTTTGAGATCAAGACAGATCCAGGG AACTTAGACTATGTCATAGTATCCGGGGCAAGAAGACAAGAGAACAGATGGGACCCTACAGAGAACGGGCAGATTGTGCCTGAGACCAAAGAGACCCAGAAGCGTCTGTTTGACGATGCTATGTTCCAGCTGGAACATAAAACTGGTGACGAAGATGCAGCGAAACAAGATAAACCCAGACTGGGTAAACTTGTAGGCAGGAATGAAAATGTTTGGAAGGATGATTATGAAGCTAACTGCTCTTTGAGAAGGAATTTTAGG AAAAGACGAAAAGAACTGGAAGAAGCACATGTAAATGACAGTTTACTTCTAGCAAAATCTTCCCTTGACATTGACCTGCTACCAGAGTCAGAAGATGACAGAAACATGGCGTCCCTCTTGTCACTCCGACCCTCCCGCAGCATAGAGGAGAAACAGAACCACACTAGAAGTAAAATCCTTAACAGTCCAGCATTGCCCAGCTCAAGTGGACTTCTAACCAGCTTTGGAgggttaaaaaaagaagaatcttTAAGCAAAAGTGCACCATTAACAAGGAATGCCTTgggaataacaattaaaagaAGTAAAACCGAGAGTGATAAAGAATTAGAATCTAAACCTGTAAAAAATCAGGATGATATACTTCAAAATAGTGCGACAACTGTTTGTACAGCTCTCGATAAAAAAAGTGATAATGACACTAAGGTTAAAACCTTAGAACATAAACATATTAAAGTTTTAAAAGCAGACAATGATTACAAAGTGACTAATGAAAATTCTACTCATATTGAAAcagagaaaaaaacattttctcttGTAGGAGACTACAGTTCTAGTGAAGAGAATTCCGATTAG
- the LOC126371461 gene encoding WD and tetratricopeptide repeats protein 1 isoform X2: MGRREEPAWAKGTVGLAAARERGDIDRQFQTRLTVTRSTIDRLGLEKELHGHMGCVNCLEWNYDGSVLASASDDLHVILWDPYRYKQLHNIPTGHTGNIFSVKFLTPDIIATCAADGTVRARSVCGGASLLECACHCGRVKRLAAAPDNPHLLWSAGEDGLVLQHDLRTSHRCNSDTANVLVNLLNHMGRYAEAKCVAVNPRRPYQLAVGANDFYVRLYDTRMIKLAKLQVGSPSNNSATNRLMWERQNIRCSRAGHGDPDNNIPRGAVTYFAPGHLSMEPNEHTFPKKATTYVAFSHDGNELLVNLGSEQVYLFDVNAGRRPVLVESFIIQHNHSYREGEEKQPHKNGTNGTTAAPEPPPVLSERVLHIKEMANELVNKGNYSTAVDFYNNAIAECPDCAILYSNRAAALMRRGWAGDTYAAIKDCYKAIKLDPTHVKSHFRLAKALMELQRPREASECLRYFKDKFPRHSTSHAVFLLQKDITVALEGMETQPDEVGGSMGEAEENTATSVLERQLRASAADYTQRLLGHCNTTTDIKEANFLGPDANFVAAGSDDGSMFIWCRRSGNIVRCLKGDESIVNCLQLHPSMFLLATSGIEAVVRLWSPRPEDGRTEGRVVSDPGGAAAANQQRMRSDPFEAMLLNISFAGGASRDLHSPACRTT; this comes from the exons ATGGGTAGAAGAGAGGAGCCGGCATGGGCCAAGGGGACGGTGGGGCTGGCGGCGGCCCGGGAGCGCGGGGACATAGACCGCCAGTTCCAAACCCGACTGACTGTGACACGCAGCACGATCGACCGCCTTGGTTTAGAGAAGGAGCTCCACGGTCATATGGGATGCGTCAATTGCCTCGAATGGAACTACGACGGGTC GGTGTTAGCATCAGCATCAGATGACCTGCACGTGATCCTCTGGGACCCGTACCGGTACAAGCAGCTACACAACATCCCCACTGGACATACTGGGAACATATTCTCAGTTAAG TTCCTAACCCCGGACATCATAGCGACATGCGCGGCGGACGGCacggtgcgcgcgcgcagcgTGTGCGGCGGCGCGTCGCTGCTGGAGTGCGCGTGCCACTGCGGCCGGGTCAAGCGGCTGGCCGCCGCGCCCGACAACCCGCACCTGCTGTGGTCCGCGGGGGAAGACGGCCTTGTGTT gcaaCACGACCTGCGCACCTCTCACCGCTGCAACTCGGACACTGCTAACGTGTTGGTGAACCTGCTGAACCATATGGGGCGCTACGCGGAGGCCAAGTGTGTCGCCGTCAACCCCCGCAGACCGTACCAATTGGCCGTGGGGGCGAATGACTTCTACGTCCGCCTCTACGATACAAGGATGATTAAACTGGCCAAACTACAGGTCGGTTCGCCCTCG AATAATTCGGCGACTAATAGACTGATGTGGGAACGGCAGAACATACGGTGCTCGCGGGCCGGACACGGAGACCCCGACAACAACATCCCACGCGGAGCTGTCACCTACTTCGCGCCAG GCCACCTGTCAATGGAACCAAATGAACACACGTTTCCGAAGAAGGCGACAACGTACGTGGCGTTTAGTCACGATGGAAATGAGCTGCTAGTCAACCTGGGGTCAGAACAG GTATACCTATTCGACGTGAACGCGGGTCGTCGCCCGGTCCTCGTGGAGAGCTTCATCATCCAGCACAACCACTCGTACCGCGAGGGTGAAGAGAAACAACCGCACAAGAACGGAACAAATGGCACTACAGCGGCCCCCGAGCCACCGCCTGTGCTGTCCGAACGCGTGCTACATATCAAGGAGATG GCGAACGAGCTTGTAAACAAAGGCAACTACTCTACAGCCGTGGACTTCTACAACAACGCGATCGCGGAGTGCCCCGACTGCGCGATACTCTACTCCAACCGCGCCGCTGCTCTTATGAGGCGTGGCTG GGCTGGCGACACCTACGCCGCAATCAAAGACTGCTACAAAGCCATCAAACTTGACCCGACACACGTCAAGTCTCACTTCAGACTCGCCAAGGCTCTGATGGAGCTGCAGAGGCCACGAGAGGCCAGCGAATGCCTCCGGTACTTCAAAGACAAGTTCCCGAGGCATTCGACGAGCCATGCAGTGTTTCTACTGCAGAAGGACATCACTGTTGCCTTGGAGGGCATGGAAACGCAGCCTGATGAAG TGGGCGGCAGTATGGGTGAGGCGGAGGAGAACACAGCCACGTCAGTCCTGGAGCGGCAGCTGCGGGCCTCCGCCGCAGACTACACGCAGCGGCTGCTCGGACACTGTAACACCACCACTGACATCAAGGAGGCCAACTTTCTCGGCCCGGATGCTAACTTCGTTGCGGCCGG GTCTGACGACGGAAGCATGTTCATCTGGTGCCGGCGCTCGGGCAACATCGTGCGCTGCCTGAAGGGTGACGAGTCAATCGTGAACTGCCTGCAGCTGCACCCCTCCATGTTCCTGCTGGCCACCAGCGGGATCGAGGCCGTCGTGCGTCTCTGGAGTCCCAGGCCGGAG GACGGGCGGACGGAGGGACGCGTGGTGTCGGACCCGGGCGGTGCGGCGGCCGCCAACCAGCAGCGCATGCGCTCCGACCCGTTCGAGGCCATGCTGCTCAACATCAGCTTCGCGGGCGGCGCCTCGCGGGACCTGCACTCGCCCGCCTGCCGCACTACATAG
- the LOC126371461 gene encoding WD and tetratricopeptide repeats protein 1 isoform X3 codes for MGRREEPAWAKGTVGLAAARERGDIDRQFQTRLTVTRSTIDRLGLEKELHGHMGCVNCLEWNYDGSVLASASDDLHVILWDPYRYKQLHNIPTGHTGNIFSVKFLTPDIIATCAADGTVRARSVCGGASLLECACHCGRVKRLAAAPDNPHLLWSAGEDGLVLQHDLRTSHRCNSDTANVLVNLLNHMGRYAEAKCVAVNPRRPYQLAVGANDFYVRLYDTRMIKLAKLQVGSPSNIRCSRAGHGDPDNNIPRGAVTYFAPGHLSMEPNEHTFPKKATTYVAFSHDGNELLVNLGSEQVYLFDVNAGRRPVLVESFIIQHNHSYREGEEKQPHKNGTNGTTAAPEPPPVLSERVLHIKEMANELVNKGNYSTAVDFYNNAIAECPDCAILYSNRAAALMRRGWAGDTYAAIKDCYKAIKLDPTHVKSHFRLAKALMELQRPREASECLRYFKDKFPRHSTSHAVFLLQKDITVALEGMETQPDEVPAVGGSMGEAEENTATSVLERQLRASAADYTQRLLGHCNTTTDIKEANFLGPDANFVAAGSDDGSMFIWCRRSGNIVRCLKGDESIVNCLQLHPSMFLLATSGIEAVVRLWSPRPEDGRTEGRVVSDPGGAAAANQQRMRSDPFEAMLLNISFAGGASRDLHSPACRTT; via the exons ATGGGTAGAAGAGAGGAGCCGGCATGGGCCAAGGGGACGGTGGGGCTGGCGGCGGCCCGGGAGCGCGGGGACATAGACCGCCAGTTCCAAACCCGACTGACTGTGACACGCAGCACGATCGACCGCCTTGGTTTAGAGAAGGAGCTCCACGGTCATATGGGATGCGTCAATTGCCTCGAATGGAACTACGACGGGTC GGTGTTAGCATCAGCATCAGATGACCTGCACGTGATCCTCTGGGACCCGTACCGGTACAAGCAGCTACACAACATCCCCACTGGACATACTGGGAACATATTCTCAGTTAAG TTCCTAACCCCGGACATCATAGCGACATGCGCGGCGGACGGCacggtgcgcgcgcgcagcgTGTGCGGCGGCGCGTCGCTGCTGGAGTGCGCGTGCCACTGCGGCCGGGTCAAGCGGCTGGCCGCCGCGCCCGACAACCCGCACCTGCTGTGGTCCGCGGGGGAAGACGGCCTTGTGTT gcaaCACGACCTGCGCACCTCTCACCGCTGCAACTCGGACACTGCTAACGTGTTGGTGAACCTGCTGAACCATATGGGGCGCTACGCGGAGGCCAAGTGTGTCGCCGTCAACCCCCGCAGACCGTACCAATTGGCCGTGGGGGCGAATGACTTCTACGTCCGCCTCTACGATACAAGGATGATTAAACTGGCCAAACTACAGGTCGGTTCGCCCTCG AACATACGGTGCTCGCGGGCCGGACACGGAGACCCCGACAACAACATCCCACGCGGAGCTGTCACCTACTTCGCGCCAG GCCACCTGTCAATGGAACCAAATGAACACACGTTTCCGAAGAAGGCGACAACGTACGTGGCGTTTAGTCACGATGGAAATGAGCTGCTAGTCAACCTGGGGTCAGAACAG GTATACCTATTCGACGTGAACGCGGGTCGTCGCCCGGTCCTCGTGGAGAGCTTCATCATCCAGCACAACCACTCGTACCGCGAGGGTGAAGAGAAACAACCGCACAAGAACGGAACAAATGGCACTACAGCGGCCCCCGAGCCACCGCCTGTGCTGTCCGAACGCGTGCTACATATCAAGGAGATG GCGAACGAGCTTGTAAACAAAGGCAACTACTCTACAGCCGTGGACTTCTACAACAACGCGATCGCGGAGTGCCCCGACTGCGCGATACTCTACTCCAACCGCGCCGCTGCTCTTATGAGGCGTGGCTG GGCTGGCGACACCTACGCCGCAATCAAAGACTGCTACAAAGCCATCAAACTTGACCCGACACACGTCAAGTCTCACTTCAGACTCGCCAAGGCTCTGATGGAGCTGCAGAGGCCACGAGAGGCCAGCGAATGCCTCCGGTACTTCAAAGACAAGTTCCCGAGGCATTCGACGAGCCATGCAGTGTTTCTACTGCAGAAGGACATCACTGTTGCCTTGGAGGGCATGGAAACGCAGCCTGATGAAG TCCCGGCAGTGGGCGGCAGTATGGGTGAGGCGGAGGAGAACACAGCCACGTCAGTCCTGGAGCGGCAGCTGCGGGCCTCCGCCGCAGACTACACGCAGCGGCTGCTCGGACACTGTAACACCACCACTGACATCAAGGAGGCCAACTTTCTCGGCCCGGATGCTAACTTCGTTGCGGCCGG GTCTGACGACGGAAGCATGTTCATCTGGTGCCGGCGCTCGGGCAACATCGTGCGCTGCCTGAAGGGTGACGAGTCAATCGTGAACTGCCTGCAGCTGCACCCCTCCATGTTCCTGCTGGCCACCAGCGGGATCGAGGCCGTCGTGCGTCTCTGGAGTCCCAGGCCGGAG GACGGGCGGACGGAGGGACGCGTGGTGTCGGACCCGGGCGGTGCGGCGGCCGCCAACCAGCAGCGCATGCGCTCCGACCCGTTCGAGGCCATGCTGCTCAACATCAGCTTCGCGGGCGGCGCCTCGCGGGACCTGCACTCGCCCGCCTGCCGCACTACATAG